aaattgacTAATCAACTTAATTAACAAATTAggtttaaatttgattgattaatttaaattaattagtcAATCAAATTTAAGTTAGGAATTAGAAGCAAACCTATAAATAGAGAATTTTTTAGGTACATACACTAAGATTGGAAGATAGACACTGAAATTGAGACACACAAGGAGAATTAGAAGGGAATTACTTATTGGAAAATTGAGAGAGGATTGTTGAAAGGCTGAGTGGATAAGATTGAAGAAATCAAAGAGGTTTGAGGACTGAAGAATTTGAATTGTAGCAGGGGCTTGGAATTGAAAGGCTCAgtcaaagaagaagaaaggatagCATAAGATCATAGGCATGGAATTGTAGGGCTCAAGCGAAGAAGAAGGAAGCATAAGCATAAGAGGTTGGTTCCTTAAATTTGTATTATTCAACATCAATTTCAAGCATGATTTATAGTTTAAATTTGAATAACTTTTCTTGAACCAAAAAacaaagtttcaaaccaaagtCAATTTGAAAAGAATGCAACAGAATAATACAAACAAATTCGAGTATTTGACCCGAATTTAGAATTGCCCAAACCCAAATGCCCAGACCACCCAGACCCAAATACATATACCTATATCCGGATCCAATAAATTGGACCCAAGTCAACTTGACCCGAATCCTATTCAACCAATCCAAAACTTGGACTTGGGTCCATTggcccaaaacccaaagcccaaaattcAGTAAGGTTGCAGCCCAATTTTGAGTCTAGACCCAAATGGGTATGGTCCATTTTAAACTCAATTGGCCTAGAACCCATTAACCACGAATCAAGCCTAACCAATCTTAACTTGAGCTAACACAAACTCAAACCTAACCTGGGTTAATGTAAGGTCAACCAACCCTATTTTGTTCCTCGGAAAATgcaagaaaactaaaaaaatctTATAATAACATATCAGAAATAGGGGGTTAGTACTCATTTTTGGAGTTTGGATCTGTTGCTCTTTGTTCCTATTTTTGAATCAAAGCCtgcaaatggaaaaaaaaaaaaaaatccatatgaGAATGCAAAAGAAGAGAAAATATAAAGAGACAAAAAGAAAATAGAGATAAGAGAATGTGAAAGAAGAGAAGATAGAAAGAGGAAAAAAGAAAACAGAAAGCAATCTATAGGAGAAGTGAAAAAGAgaaacaaagagaaaaaagagaaaCTGAGAGAGACGAAgattggtgagagagagagagacggagagttGTGAGAGAGAGATCTAAAGTGTGGAGTAAAGAGACACGAAGAATGGTGAGACAGAGATGAAGAATGGTGAGAGAGAAACAAagagcaaagaaaggaaagagagaaactAAGAAAGACAAAGAGTGGTGAGAGAGAGATCTAAAGTATAGAGTAGAGAGATATGgagagttgtgtgtgtgtgtgtgtgtgtgtgtgagagagagagagagagagagagagagagagagagagagagagagagagatctacaTGAGAAagtgagggaaagagagagaaaatagagagaaTGAAAGGAAGAGACAAGAAGAGAAgcgaagaaaagaagagagataaAAAaggggttatatatatatatgttagtggGACATGTGTCACTATCCGTACGGTGACATGTGGCACAATTAGAGCTACGTATCCAGAAGGCGAAGCGGCAAAATCTTGGTCGTCTAATCTGTACGTTTTCTCTGGACGGCTAGATCATTGCCATGTCAGTGATCCACATCAAATCCCTAGAGCTAACCAGGGCACACCACTTGGCGAGTGACGTTATGATGACGTCACCCTGTtgcagaaaatttaaaaaatatatataaatgaaaataataataaaaaaaatgccaCATATATGTCACCACCGATAGTTGACATGTGGACCACTCTTCTCAACTAGGTTAGATCCAATTCAAATCGATTGAGTCATTGAACTAAcgattcatttatttaattttaaaattaatttttcaaattaatttgaaatttttaaaaattggaaaaaatagtaaaaatcagcaaaaatatttttaaaaataaataaaaattatttgatttatttttactCTGATAataaaaaatgggaaaataaaaatactaaaaataaagaaaacttaTTTAAGAATCCTAAAAAATTGCaacaaaatgttaaaaaaaatttaaaattataaaaaaaattgaaaaaatctaggaatgttttgaagagctttttttttttattatcaaatttgatgaatttactttattattatatgtatatattatatttttgtgtgtgtgcatcccaataattaaacaaagggtaaaaGTATTTTatacctcacctatattagttttgagggagattatctaataagatccccttcTTTGGAGGTCTTAATTGATATTCCTAAATCGCACCTTatttttttaccttattttaaaattttaatatttatttgattttttaaaggagttaattaaataccattatattcaatttagggataattcatggtTAATTAGATACCATTCATAGGACggacgtgtagggggtgctagtaccttccccttgcataactaAACCCATGATTCCAACTCTAGTAATTAAATGCAGGTTGAGACTATTGGTTGCTTGGCCTAAAGATTAGTCTAGAGATCAATTAATAAGTAGTAATTAGATGAACTAACCGCACCTAGGTAAATAACAGGTTAATGGTGACTCTATTaaacttataatattattatttctcgttATTCTAGATCCTTATCCAGGGCGTTGCGACACTCATACTATTCTTAAGAATAATCTATTGTAAGCCATGGTGTAACATTTTTTTTCCCATCAAATGAATCACCACAATGGTCCAGGCTACAAAATTGCATGTAATATTTTCCCCATCTTATACTCATTCTCACTCCTTTCAATATTGAAATTAAGACATCTAACATCAAATTAATTCTCAAACTTTATGGATTGGTATCGAGGAATGGACCATTCCTTCGATCTAACATATTCTTTTATCTTGAATAAATTCAAGTTGTAATATGGCATCCATCTATGATTAATTGCTTCATTACAAATCCTACATTAGGAAccaaaaaaagggaaaataaaaaataaaaaataaaaaaaatcccaaCCAACCATCACCGGGTTATCAGTATTACACTTCCAACCACCAATACACCCTACAAAAAGCCTACACTTTCCAACACTAATCCTCAACTCTCCTTGCATTTCCTCATTTTATTAGTGAATAGCCTCTGGTCACCACTCTAAATTAACTGCATTTTCTTCAGATACATACCATGGTACGTTCCAAGCCTCCATTCTCAGCTGCCTTTTTCCTCTCCCTGCACCTTCTCCTCTCTGCAGCCCTAGTCCCTGCGCACTCCTGCGGCACTTGCACCGCCGGAGGTGGCAGTTTCCCCTACGGGCCACCGGGTGGCCAAATTCCCGGCTCGGGATCCTCTGGCGGCGGCAGTGGCTCCCCAACAGCAACTTGCCCACGAGACGCCCTGAAACTGGGAGTGTGCGCGGACTTGCTGAATGGGTTGGTGGGAGTTGTCATCGGCACTCCGCCCACCACTCCGTGCTGCAGCCTGCTTGCAGGCCTGCTCGACCTCGAGGCCGCGGTTTGCTTGTGCATTGCCATTAGAGCTAACATCTTGGGCATCAATCTCAATGTCCGTCTTTCCCTGAGTTTGATTATCGATGCTTGTGGGATGTCTGTTCCCCCTGGCTTCGTTTGTGCTTAAATTGATTGGTTATTAAGTGGCTATTGTTATCTAGCGAGCTGTTTAATGACTGTGTTAAGTGGGTTTAGGATTGGCTTAATTGTATTGGCGAATGTGAGGAGTAAAATTTGTAGTGTTGACGTGAAATAAGTCTGCAAATTAAATGGTGCAGCACTAGGTGTCCCTTGAAGGTGTCATTATTTCTATATGCATTTATTTGAAAGTTCGATCTTATGGTTTATATATATCACTATCTCTTACcagcatttttattatttttgttgtctTAATGTGGagcattaaaatatttttaatagaaataactcttttaattctacGCTTGGGAGTATGGTTTTTATTCTTGAATATCTGGATAAAATATAGGATAAGATCGTAttgaatttctttcaaatttacgTAAATTTAATTCTAACTCTCAAAAAATTTATGCTCCTCAATACAACTCAAGTTACTTGTGACAGCTCAGTAATGAATATTTGTGTGTATGGGATCATTGATGAACACCTTAATGCTTtgaattcacaaaaaaaaaaaatgaactccTAACATTAATTTGCAGTTCTTTATTGATAGACAGAGTTTGGGCCCTCTATATCTCACTTGGGATTTAGCTAATTGATCTAAAAGAGTTCGAGTCTCTTCGTGCCATTCGGTGTATCAAGCACATAAATAAAACTATGAAACCAATATAACTCTCTAGCCAAGTCTTGTCAAAACCTTATTAGCAAAGATTGATCTCAATCAAACATgcttatttatattataatatgcCCTATGTATATGTATGCCCACAATTAGTATCAATAGATGAAGAGGGTGCGAGTCAAATTATGCAATCTTTCTTCCTCTCAGGTTTTGCATATTCATTTTGACTAATCTTGGGAGTACTCTATTTTGTTCTTTAATATATTATGAGGTAGCATGAATTTTgaaccttaaatttggatttgggtgggtttggataaattttaatataattttatattaaatcttatccaaatctaatacaacTTCAAATCAAAAATCTTTTCAAACATGAGCTTTTTTCCCCCAAATTCTATTGAATATATTCTATTCTCaccttgttttgttttgtatatATTAAAAATGGATCCATATACATCCTTCACtattcttattaaaaaaaattatgtattcaTTCTTGTATGCATGCATCGTCATATCTAGGGGATAGCTAGCTAACTAAATTCTCCTAACAAATTTGTGCATCAATAACTAAGTTGAAGAAACGAATGTACGTCGTCCTCATGTGAATACGAACTATCCTAAAACATAAATTAGATTTAAAATATCAATGTTATTTTTAGATTAACAGACTTTATTTGCCATTTTGTTAATGAAAATTTAGAACTTTATAGATATAACAGAAAAGTTGAATTACTTAAGTTTTGATACAACACTAAAGGAAATTTGTTAACTTGAGAATTGAGAGTTCACCTTAATtacattttctttttatattataattttttaatctcAAATCAAGATCTCAGATCGTTCTACAAGCTAATTAGTCAGGCTCCTTTTGCCACCTAAGCCCTAAGCCTCAAAGTGAAAATATCAAGTGTCAATTCAATACTACGTCATCATCACAAGTAGTACTGTAATTTAGGTCAATACAAATAagacaataatattaatatttcatAATTTAAAGATTACATGCAGCACAGTAATGACAATCATTGAGCGAATAGTACCAAGTGATTGAGACAATCACGTGGGAATGAACATGCATCCAATATTTCCTCGGTCACGAGAGCCCCCTTAATCTACactatgtgtgtgtgcatgtgttaTATGTGACTTAGCCAAATTTCTAAGAAAATCACATATACCTTGCATTGTCAATTGATATTTATAAAATTCATGTGACCTGACATCCGTGCATCTTTAAGCTGGACATATATAATGATATGTGGAGGATTTCTTGTCAAGTAGAATTAACTCATCCGGCAAAGCAAATAAAGCATCTCCATGTTCGATGCTTAGCCAATACAACATAAAATTTGAACTCAAAAGTGAACCTAGCTCTGTCTGCCAcaaaagaaaaggacttgaaacTTGAAACATGGAAGCCTGTTCAATTGTGTCAACTCAATTTTCCTTTGCAATCAAAGTTGCATGCTCTATTTGCCTTAATTTTAACACTATCTCAAAAAGCTGTCGTCAATTAGCACAATAGATCAATTAATGCATCACCTCACTCTCCAAACATTTGGTAAGATTTCAATTCTATCAACTTCATTATTTGCATGTGGACCCAAAGTCTGAAACTAAAGAAAAGCCCTCGTGAACTCTGAGACCAAATTAGACGAACAAAGAAAGGAGCCCTTCTGATTTGTGAACTTCCTTATGAGGTATATGTTGGTGTCACCTTACCActgcttttgatttttttttttttttttaaactatcaTTTTCCTGCCTAACTAAAGTATCTCTCATCTAGCACCTCAAGACAAAATTAATATTTGAACTCCCTGAATTTTTTCGAGCTCGGCAGTTTCTCGCTTCGACTCTAACTAGATAGTACCTTGGTGGCTAAGTTTGTCCTAAATAGACTTCCGATATATAACTTAGGTCCAGTATGAATCTTTAATTAATCaactcaaaaaaaatttaattttaaattttagttagattttttttatttagttctttttttttttttcaagttttaagTTTATTGAGAATTCTGAACTTGTGCATATAGTTGTATTTATATTAGTATTTAAAGCAAATTGTCACGATCACACATCGGATATGTATTAAGGAGATCTTGAACTTATAAGGATGGTTCAAACTCCAAAGGTGCTTTTTATAAGACAAATTTGAGAGGCCAATGCGTCAAAGTGGACAATACCTCATGTAAGTTGGGTTCAAGACCATTACACAAATCAAGATAAGTTAGACTACAGGTAGGATGATAATGTGAGAGGGGCAAAATCAGCATATCAGGTAAAAAAGAAGCTTTGAAAACATGTATAATTTCAATTTTGGGAGGAATATGTAGGAAGGGATATGAAATGGCgatacaaaatttattttaaaatatttatttagtaGCTTAAGTTTAAAATTAAGTGtttaatttttaacataaaaTTTTGGCTTTAAGATCCACTAAGGTAGCATTTGGTTCACAATTGGAATCGGAATCAAATCGGAATTTACTGGAATCGAAAATGGAATGTCAAATTCCTCTCTCATATTTGGTTCGGTAAGGAATCAGAATTAAAATCATATTATAGTGTTCGGTATATATTGTTGTGTTGGGCActccacttgtgccaaacaccaatactacaactattgctattgaatatataagaaattaaagtaatgtataaattaataataaaacagtaaaaagaacaagacaagaaatttacgaagttcggtataaaattacctacgtcctcgggcgccgatgatcaatccacttcttcttgataaagtacaactttgaggtgtattttacaaatgaagagttgagctctttatatagcttcaacctcaagtctaaaaaacacttctctctaatgtgggacaaataatataaaaaattcaaaacaaccttttatactaatgcgGAACTATtcaaccaatgtgggacaaaaaataacaaatctccaccttgacgataaattcaaaaaaaatttcagtcACCGATATTTTCTAAAGTTCCACATCATCAGCGTCTTCCAAAAGTATacagacttgcaggatattgatcaagtccaaacaatgtttgaacttgattgttgtcacaatcttggtcaacatatctgcgggattttcagttgtagcaatcttttgaagaagtatcttgcctccatcaataatatcctacataaaatgaaaccgaacgtcgatgtgcttcgttcgtgcatggtagacttgattctttgctaaatgaatagcactctaacTATctcagaacacaacaatgtgcttctgaacaatttccaaattttcaagtaaaccctgcaaccaaatagcttccttaacagtctctgaagctgccatgtactctgcttctattgtggacaaggcaatggtagactataaggtagacctccaactcacttgaccat
The Malania oleifera isolate guangnan ecotype guangnan chromosome 13, ASM2987363v1, whole genome shotgun sequence DNA segment above includes these coding regions:
- the LOC131146763 gene encoding 14 kDa proline-rich protein DC2.15-like, which translates into the protein MVRSKPPFSAAFFLSLHLLLSAALVPAHSCGTCTAGGGSFPYGPPGGQIPGSGSSGGGSGSPTATCPRDALKLGVCADLLNGLVGVVIGTPPTTPCCSLLAGLLDLEAAVCLCIAIRANILGINLNVRLSLSLIIDACGMSVPPGFVCA